The window CGATCGACGCCATGGGCAAGCACCATTAGCTCGATCATCTGCCGGATCGACAGGGCTTCGCCGCTGTCGCGCGTGGTATCTTCCGGATTGAACCAGTTGAAACAGGTGTTGCCGTTGTTGGAGGGCTTCTGCTCCGGCATCAGCAGTGCGAAGCCGTAACGCTCAGCCAGCGCCGACCAGCCGGCGCCAACGTCGTAGCCCGCGGCCTTCTGGGTACAGCCATGCAGCACCACGACCAGCGCCGGCTTCGGCGCCGCCGTGACGGGGACGTAGGAGAACATCTTGAGGTCGCCGGGATTGCTGCCAAAGCCGGTCGATTCGCGGATCGGGCTGTCGTCACCTTGCCGGAGCCCCCGTGTCAGGCCTTCCAAGCCATTGATTCCGGGTAGTTTTGGCAGATTGCGAAGAAATTCGATGTTTTCGGCAAGGGACACGGCAGCTCCTAGGGTCGTCAGGCTTATACAACAGCACTGCTGACATATAGTTGCTGCACTGCAAGATAAAACAAAAATGGTATCTAGAGACCTATCAAGCAATCGCGAGCGGCTCGCGTGCCTATGGGTATTTACCGGCCCGGCATCGGTAGCGAAAGACCGCTTTATTCAAAAGAAAGCCCCGCATGGCTGGCCATGCGGGGCAGTCGGGAGAAGCTACGACGAGAGCTTACTTCTTCATCTCGTCGTTCTTCATCATCATCTTGTCCTTCTTGGCGTGGGCTTTGTGCGAGGATTCCTTCGACATGCCCTGGGTGCTGCTCTTCGCCGTGCCGTCCTTTGACATGCCTGTGTCGGTTCCCATCTTGGTGGTGTCCTGGCCGGTAGGGCCGGTGGCCTGAGCCGACGCGGTCCCGACGGAGAAGGCACCGATCGCGGTCGCACACACCGCAGCAAGAATGATCTTTCGCATTTGACGCTCCTGTTTGAATGATCAGGCCCTCAACGCCATGCGTTTTGAAACGTTCCGCATGTCACATCACGACACGCGGCGTCGGCGAGCTGTCGCAATCCGATTGTAGTCTCGGATGGTGAGCAACCCGAAATGGCCCGATTGCTGCATGGCCCACAACCTCAGGTTCTTCCGGCCATTCGCGTGATCGAGACCAGCCCGATGCATGACTACGACATGATTGTGATCGGCTCCGGCCCGTCCGGCCGGCGGGCCGCGGTGCAGTTCGCCAAGCTCGGCCGCTCGGTGCTGGTGGTGGAAAAGGGCCGGCGGGTCGGCGGCGTCTCGGTGCACACTGGCACCATCCCGTCCAAAACCCTGCGCGAGACCGTGCTCAATCTGTCAGGCTGGCGCGAGCGCGGCTTCTACGGTCGCTCCTACCGGGTGAAGCAGGAGATCGGCGCCGCCGACCTGATGGCCCGGCTGCAGAAGACCCTCGACCATGAGGTGGAAGTGCTGGAGCATCAGTTCAGCCGCAACATGGTGCGCACCGCGCTGGGCGAGGCCCGTTTCGTAGGGCCGAACCAGATCGAGATCACGGCGGGCCCGCAACGTCGCGCTGCGACTCGGCGCCGCCGTCAGTTCGATCGAGCAGACCGAAAGCGGGCCACATCGTCACCAAACTCGCCGACGGC is drawn from Nitrobacteraceae bacterium AZCC 2146 and contains these coding sequences:
- a CDS encoding hypothetical protein (product_source=Hypo-rule applied; cleavage_site_network=SignalP-noTM; transmembrane_helix_parts=Inside_1_4,TMhelix_5_27,Outside_28_80), with amino-acid sequence MRKIILAAVCATAIGAFSVGTASAQATGPTGQDTTKMGTDTGMSKDGTAKSSTQGMSKESSHKAHAKKDKMMMKNDEMKK
- a CDS encoding hypothetical protein (product_source=Hypo-rule applied; cath_funfam=3.50.50.60; pfam=PF12831; superfamily=51905), which gives rise to MARLLHGPQPQVLPAIRVIETSPMHDYDMIVIGSGPSGRRAAVQFAKLGRSVLVVEKGRRVGGVSVHTGTIPSKTLRETVLNLSGWRERGFYGRSYRVKQEIGAADLMARLQKTLDHEVEVLEHQFSRNMVRTALGEARFVGPNQIEITAGPQRRAATRRRRQFDRADRKRATSSPNSPTAATSPRKCCCSRPAGSAPPTGSTWTPPASWSTTAAASRSIR